A single region of the Brassica rapa cultivar Chiifu-401-42 chromosome A03, CAAS_Brap_v3.01, whole genome shotgun sequence genome encodes:
- the LOC103857030 gene encoding transcription factor ILR3 produces the protein MVSPENGNWICDLIEADYGGSFTIQAPAFSWPLHQPIGVSSHNSSVGVDGSAGISEASKDPPLSRKRVRCELSSATNSKACREKQRRDRLNDKFMELGVILEPGHPPKTDKAAILVDALRMVTQLRGEAQKLKDSNSSLHDKIKELKTEKNELRDEKQRLKTEKEKLELQLKAMNAPPQPSFFPAPPMMPTAFASAQGQAPGNKMVPFISYPGVAMWQFMPPASVDTSQDHVLRPPVA, from the exons ATGGTGTCGCCCGAAAACGGTAATTGGATATGCGACCTCATCGAAGCCGACTACGGGGGGAGTTTCACAATCCAAGCTCCTGCTTTCTCTTGGCCTCTTCACCAACCTATTGGCGTCTCTTCACACAACTCCAG CGTGGGAGTTGATGGCTCGGCTGGCATTTCTGAAGCTAGCAAGGACCCTCCTCTCTCCAGAAAGAG GGTGAGATGTGAATTATCATCTGCTACTAACTCGAAAGCATGTAGAGAGAAGCAGCGACGTGACAGGCTGAATGACAA GTTTATGGAATTGGGTGTAATTTTGGAGCCTGGACATCCTCCCAAAACAGACAAGGCTGCAATCTTGGTCGATGCTCTCCGCATGGTAACACAGCTACGTGGCGAGGCACAGAAGTTGAAGGACTCCAATTCAAGTCTTCATGACAAAATCAAAGAGTTAAAG accGAGAAGAACGAGCTGCGAGATGAGAAGCAGAGACTGAAGACAGAGAAAGAGAAGCTGGAGCTACAGCTGAAAGCCATGAATGCTCCTCCTCAACCAAGCTTCTTCCCAGCCCCACCTATGATGCCAACTGCTTTCGCTTCTGCGCAAGGCCAAGCTCCTGGAAACAAGATGGTGCCATTCATCAGTTACCCTGGAGTTGCCATGTGGCAGTTCATGCCTCCTGCTTCAGTCGATACTTCTCAGGATCATGTCCTTCGTCCTCCAGTTGCTTAA